The DNA sequence GTCTGGCGCGGTCGCTAGGGGGCCACGCCACTCCGTCGGGTGCCGCACCGATCGTTTCGAATTTTCGTTAAGAAGGTGTCCCTGAGCGTTCACCGTCGAACGGAGACACGATGTCCCTCCCCCTCCGCGCGCCCGCTGCGAGCTGCCGTTCTGGCGGTGGCGACCGCGATGATCGCCACCACAGTGGGCGTCGTCCCCGCCCTCGCGGCCCCGGCCACGGACTGCCGCGAGGTCCGGGTACCGGTCCGGGTCGTGGGTGGAGCGGGGGACATCGCCGGCGCCCTGTGTGCCCCGGGCCGGTGCCTCGGTGCTGCAGGTCCTGGTGCACGGATACACCTACGGGCGGTACTACCGGGACCTGCCGTACCAGCCGGAGACGTACTCCTACGTCGACCGCTCCACCGCCGCGGGCATCGCCACCCTGAACATCGACCGGATCGGCACCGGTGACTCGTTCCACCCGCTCGGCGCCACGCTGACCTACGACAACCACGCCGACGCGGTGCACCAGGTCGTCCGGGCCGCCCGGGCGGGCGAGCTCGGGCGGGCGACCCGACCTACATGACCACCCGGCCCGGCACCCGCTCGGTCTTCTACCGGGTGGAGAACGCCGACCCCGCGGTGATCGAGCTGGACGAGGAGCTGAAGGGAGCCGGCAACGACATCGAGCTCGCCACCGCCGCGACGTACCTGGCCAGGCCGGAGTCGAGGTCGATCAACGTGCCGGTGCTGACCGTCAACGGCGACCAGGACAGCATCTTCTGCTCCGTCGGTGCCTCGGACTGTTCCTCGGCCGAGGCACTGGCGTCCCAGGAGGGGCGCTACCTCGGCCCCCGTGCGGTGTCGGAGGCGGTCGTCCTGCCCGGTGGCGGGCACGACGTGAGTCTGGAACGCACGGCGTCGCCGGCGCACGATGCGATGATCGACTTCATCGAGCGCCACGTCGGGGGCTGACGACGGCCGCCCGGCCGAGACGGCGGGCGGTCAGGCGACGAACGCCTCCCAGATCAGGAAGGCGTTCAGCCCCACCACGACCGCGGCGACGACGACCGCCGCGGCCGTGGTGACGCGGTGGTTGACCAGGTCGCCCATCACCTCGCGGCGCGCGGTCAGCCACACCAGCGGGACCAGCGCGAACGGGATCCCGAACGACAGCACGACCTGGGAGAGCACCAGCGCCTGCGTCGGGTCGATCCCGACGCCCAGCACGACCAGAGCGGGGGCGAGGGTCAGCAGCCTGCGCAGCAGCAGCGGGATCCGGCGGCGCAGGAACCCGGCCATGATGACCTGCCCGGCGTAGGTCCCGACGCCCGAGGACGCGAAGCCCGAGGCGAGCAGCGCGATCGCGAACCCGTACGCGGCGACGGCGTCGAGCTCGTTGCCCAGCCCGGCGAAGATGCCCTCGAGGGTGCTGGTGCCGGGCACGTCGGTGCCGGCGAACAGGGCGGCCGCGACGACCAGCATCGACAGGTTGACCAGCCCGGCCACGCCCATCCCGAGCGCGATGTCGGTGCGCCCGACCCGCAGCAGGAACCGGGTGTCCTCCGGGCCACGGGCGACCAGGCGGCCCTGGGTCAGCGCCGAGTGCAGGTAGATCACGTGCGGCATCACGGTCGCGCCGAGGATGCCGGTGGCCAGCACCAGCGACCCGACGCCGTCGAAGCCCGGGACCAGGCCCGCCGCGAGCGCGGGACCGTCCACGTCGGTGCGGAGCAGGGTGGAGACCAGCCCGACCAGGATGATCGCGAGCAGGAAGACGATCGCCCGCTCGAACGGCCGGTGCCCGCGCGACTGCAGCCCCAGCAGCACGAACGCGATCACGCCGGTGATCACCCCGCCGGTGAACAGTGGGATCCCGAACAGCAGGTGCAGTGCGACGGCGCCGCCGATCACCTCGGCCAGGTCGGTCGCGATCGCGACGAGCTCGGCCTGGGCCCACATGAACCGGTTCCGCCACGGGGTGAGGTGCTCGCGGCACAGCTCGGGGAGGTTCTTGCCGGTCGCGAGCCCGAGCTTGGCCGAGAGCGACTGGACGAGCATCGCCATCAGGTTGGCGACGACGATCACCCAGACCAGCAGGTAGCCGTAGCCGGCGCCGGCGGAGAAGTTCGTCGCGAAGTTGCCCGGGTCGACGTAGGCGACGGCGGCGACGAACGCGGGCCCGAGGACGGCGAGCCTGCCGCGCCACCCGCGTCGGCGCAGCTGCTCCACGCTGACCGGTGCGGCCGTGTCCGTGCTCGTCATGTGCGCCCCCGTGAAGTGATGAGGTCTGGCGAAGACACAGTGTAGGCACGGCTAACTCTGCAGGTACAGAGGTGCAACGATGCAGACCGTGCGGGTCACAGGTAGCGGTGCATCACGTGCAGGCCGGTGGTCGTACCGTCGGGCAGGGCGAACGCGTCGGGCACCGTGCCAACCGTGGCGAAGCCGAGCGAGTGCCACAGCGCGACCGCGCGGGTGTTGGTCGCGACGACGGCGTTGAACTGCATCGCGGCGTACCCGTCCGCGCGGGCGAGGGCCAGCACGTGCTCACCGAGCGCACGCCCGGTGCCGCGCCCGGCCTCGCCGGCGTCGACCGCGAAGCTCGCGGTCGCGACGTGCGAGCCCGGCCCCGGCTGGTTGGGTCCGGTCTTGGCGGTGCCGACGACCCTCCCGTCCCGGACCGCCACGACGACCCGTGCCGGCGGCGGGAGCATCCACATGCGGGTGATCCAGGCGTCGTCGGCGTCGGGCGGGACGGTGTAGGTCCGGCCGTCGGCGAAGATCGGGCGGAGCACGTCGAGGACGGCGGGGAGGTCGTCGGCGGTGGCGGCGCGGATGTGCACGCGCTCAGGGTAGGTAGAGGTCGCGCGGGCCGGCGTCGAGCGCCTCGACGTCGCCGCCGGTGTGCTCGGCGAGCCAGTCGGCGAAGGCACCGGTGTCGGTCTCGGCGACGGCCACGGTCAGCGTGACGTCCGCGCCGTGCGTGACGTCGCACAGCCGGTACGGGGAGTGGTGCAGGTCGTGCTCCAGGCGCCCGGCGCGGTCGTGGCCGACGGCGAACAGCAGCTCGCGGTGCCGGACCCGGCGCAGCTCGCCCACCGCGTCCAGGGTGGCGGTCAGGGCACCGGAGTAGGCGCGGACCAGCCCGCCCGCGCCGAGCTTCGTCCCGCCGAACCAGCGCGAGACGACGGCGACGACGTCGGTCAGCCCGCGGCGGGTGAGCACCTCCAGCATCGGCACGCCCGCGGTGCCCGACGGCTCGCCGTCGTCGCTGCTGCGGGCGGTGAGGTCCCCGGTGGCGGGGTCGCCGATGCGCAGCGCGGTGCAGTGGTGGGTGGCGTCCGGCCCGGCCCGGCGGACGCGGGCGATCACGGCCTGGGCCGCTGCGACATCGGCGACGCGGGCGACGGTGCAGCGGAAGCGCGACCGCGCGATCTCGATCTCGTGCGCGCCGTCGCGGGCGATCACCCGCACGCCGCGATCGGCCTCACATCGTGACCGCGCTCGCGATCGGCGGTGCGTCGGGATCGATTCAGTGCATCCTGGAACGGTCCGGTGACGAGGCCGCCCGCCTCACCCGGCGGGCTCCCTCGTCCACAGCTGGCGGCTCTGCCGCCGACACCGAAGGGAATCCCATCCATGATCGACACACTCCGCGTCCTGCGTTCCGGCCTGACCCGCGTGGTGCGCCGGATCGACGACTACACCCTCGCGGCGTTCAACCCGGTCTACCCGAACCGCGCCGGCCGCGAGCGCTGAGGGCACTCCCGGCCGGCGTGGTCCGGGTCAGTCCTGCTCGTCGGCTGCCGGCGGGGCCAGCTTCAGCGGCCGCAGGTACACCCACAGCACGAACAGCACCCCGATCACCAGCATCCCGATGCCGGTGTCCAGGTTGAGGTTCGTACCGCCGGTCTTGGCGAGGTTCTCCGGGTCGTTCCCCGACACGATGCCCATGATCAGCAGCACGATGCCGTAGACCCCGAACAGCAGGGCGATCACCGACCGCAGGTCGAACAGGTTGGCCGCGGTCGTCGAGACCGGGGCGTCGGTCCCGGCGCGGTCGCCGGGGGTGTGGTCTGCACTCTTCGAGT is a window from the Pseudonocardia sp. HH130629-09 genome containing:
- a CDS encoding alpha/beta hydrolase → MTTRPGTRSVFYRVENADPAVIELDEELKGAGNDIELATAATYLARPESRSINVPVLTVNGDQDSIFCSVGASDCSSAEALASQEGRYLGPRAVSEAVVLPGGGHDVSLERTASPAHDAMIDFIERHVGG
- a CDS encoding GNAT family N-acetyltransferase, with product MHIRAATADDLPAVLDVLRPIFADGRTYTVPPDADDAWITRMWMLPPPARVVVAVRDGRVVGTAKTGPNQPGPGSHVATASFAVDAGEAGRGTGRALGEHVLALARADGYAAMQFNAVVATNTRAVALWHSLGFATVGTVPDAFALPDGTTTGLHVMHRYL
- a CDS encoding Nramp family divalent metal transporter, producing MTSTDTAAPVSVEQLRRRGWRGRLAVLGPAFVAAVAYVDPGNFATNFSAGAGYGYLLVWVIVVANLMAMLVQSLSAKLGLATGKNLPELCREHLTPWRNRFMWAQAELVAIATDLAEVIGGAVALHLLFGIPLFTGGVITGVIAFVLLGLQSRGHRPFERAIVFLLAIILVGLVSTLLRTDVDGPALAAGLVPGFDGVGSLVLATGILGATVMPHVIYLHSALTQGRLVARGPEDTRFLLRVGRTDIALGMGVAGLVNLSMLVVAAALFAGTDVPGTSTLEGIFAGLGNELDAVAAYGFAIALLASGFASSGVGTYAGQVIMAGFLRRRIPLLLRRLLTLAPALVVLGVGIDPTQALVLSQVVLSFGIPFALVPLVWLTARREVMGDLVNHRVTTAAAVVVAAVVVGLNAFLIWEAFVA
- a CDS encoding IMPACT family protein, producing the protein MRVIARDGAHEIEIARSRFRCTVARVADVAAAQAVIARVRRAGPDATHHCTALRIGDPATGDLTARSSDDGEPSGTAGVPMLEVLTRRGLTDVVAVVSRWFGGTKLGAGGLVRAYSGALTATLDAVGELRRVRHRELLFAVGHDRAGRLEHDLHHSPYRLCDVTHGADVTLTVAVAETDTGAFADWLAEHTGGDVEALDAGPRDLYLP